The sequence ATGACCTGTGCAATCGGCAACTGCAACAATGAGCATATTATCAATTTGTGTAGTCCAATAAAAATCGCCCGAAACAATATCTTTGGGTTTGAAAAGGATAAAATGTTCACCCAAAATGGAACGTGCCATTTTAGATATGGGCAAAACCGCTTCTTGAATACGTTTGGCGTAGTTGATGCTGTCTGTTTGTCTTTTGTGATAAAATTCTATATGTTCTTTTTGTTTAATGACTATATCTCTTTGTGAGGCTATTTCTTCTTTTTGAGTTTTTATTTCGATATTTTGCTTTGCTAATAAAATGTTAGCTTTTCGTTTATCTCTAAACATTTTTAGCAAAATAAGCGAGAAAATTAATATCAAAACAATGACTGCAATTGATGAAAAAATGATGTATTGTTGTCTTTTATTTTCAGATGTTTTAGCTTCTATTGTTTTTTTGTCGAGTTCTTTTTGTTTCTGTAATTTTTCAACTTGCAATTGTTTTTTTTCAGCTTCGTACTTAGTTTCCATTTCAGCTAAAGCTTTAGTTTTTTCAGTAGAGAATAAGCTGTCGCGGATTTGAATATATTTTTCAGCAAATTCAAAGGCTTTTTTATAATTATTTAACTTTTTATATGCCATCATAAGATGCATATACGATTCGCCTTCTTTTGGTAATGCTTCTATTTCTTTTCCTAATATCATTGCTTTGGTTGCATAATCGATAGCTTTTAGCAAGTATTCTTTTTTTTGTTTTTCATTTAGTTTTGTAGAATCTGTTATAGTAATATAAAGATCAGCTATATTGCCATATA comes from Bacteroidales bacterium and encodes:
- a CDS encoding tetratricopeptide repeat protein, producing the protein MSVCYINIGIIYSNQKNYEKSLEYYQKSLEISKKINDKYGIATCYNNIGGIYKAQNKVKQAIEFYQKSLKIHEELGDKNGLASCYNNIGGSYKYKGNYEKALEYYQKSLKIKEEINDKNGIALVYGNIADLYITITDSTKLNEKQKKEYLLKAIDYATKAMILGKEIEALPKEGESYMHLMMAYKKLNNYKKAFEFAEKYIQIRDSLFSTEKTKALAEMETKYEAEKKQLQVEKLQKQKELDKKTIEAKTSENKRQQYIIFSSIAVIVLILIFSLILLKMFRDKRKANILLAKQNIEIKTQKEEIASQRDIVIKQKEHIEFYHKRQTDSINYAKRIQEAVLPISKMARSILGEHFILFKPKDIVSGDFYWTTQIDNMLIVAVADCTGHGVPGAFMSMLGISFLNEIVRKKEMTKANDVLNELRKEIINALQQKGIAGEQKDGMDIALIAINKNTLQCQFAGANNPLYLVRKAQNEPTANYELIEYKGDKMPVAIHIIMNNFTNYEFQLEQGDML